The Saprospiraceae bacterium sequence CACCTACCTTTTCGAGGATGACATAATTTCCCGTTTTGGGGTCATACTCAACTTTTTGCTCTATCTCTTTGGTAGTGATGTCAAAAGGGTTGTTTTGTTTGTCAGTGATAAAATCACCTTTTCTGTCTGAAAACGGTATAGTATCAGTAGGAGCGCTGACTATCAAAGAGTTATCTGTATATGGATCAGGAAGAATTCTGGATGGCAATTTTCCAAATAAATTAAAAACCGCACCCGAGCACAAACAAAATATTAAAAAAAACTGTTTATAATTCATAATTTTGCAAAACTTATTGAATAGCACTGGATTCTGTTTTTTACATAAGAAAACATACCTGCATCAGGAATTAACGTCATTCGGGCAAATTGTCGTATATTTTTTTGTAAAAAAATCCTGTATCAGTTCATATTTTTAAGCACCTGTTTTATTAGATCTTCGACCTGTTCTATTTCCGGGTGTTTGTCTGTGATAAATTTGATTTGTTTTTCTATCACAGGCTTAGGAAATCCCAGAGTAATCAGCGCAGAAAGGGCTTCCTGCTTGATGGAATTGTCTTCCATTGTTGTCAGCACCACATGATCCTTACCACTTTCTTTGATGACCTTATCCTTGAGGTCAAGTATGATACGTTTGGCGGTCTTGGGTCCTATGCCTTTCACTTTTCCCAAGGCAACGGCATTCTCATGTATGATGGCTGTACGCACTTCTTCGGGAGTCATATAGGATAGGATGACTCTGGCTGTATTGACCCCAATACCTGACACGGATATCAATAATATAAATAATGCACGCTCTTCGTCATCACAAAAACCATATATTGAATGTTCGTCTTCCTTAATACTTAGGTAAGTGAATATCTTTATTTTTTCGAGGTTTTCAAGTTTTGAGTACGTGTTCAAGCTGATATTTACATGGTATCCTACGCCGTTACAATCGACGTAAATATATGTTGGTGTCTTGTGGGTTATTGTTCCCTGAAGATAAGCTATCAATGGTTAGATGTTTTAATGTTGCAAATATCGAAACGCAAATATATTGCAAATTATTATAATATTTAAAACCAATGTCGTTTAGATAAGGAATTTTTCTTTGTTTTTACCCTATCTAAATCTTTCCCTTGCAAGGGAAAGACTTCATAAAGAGGTCTTAACTAAACGACATTTTATTAAAATTCTAAAAATGAAATTTTCTGCTCCCTGTGAAAAACCAGAAAGCTATGTGCACTTCGATGCTTTAACTTATAATACCTGTTTAGAGTATTCGACGAAAACATAGATGTTATGATAATCAAATTTTTTCACCATTGTTATAAATGTAATCGTTTGATTATCTATGAAGTAGAAATCAGTATTTTTCTAATCATCTTCATCAAAGACGTCTCCGATTGGATTTAATAAAGGATGTTTATACTCAAATAAATTGGTTTGCAAAAATTCATCTTCTATTGTATTCATTTTGAGTTTAGAATATGTTTAAAATTTTTCTTAGTTGTAAATCAATAGATTATGGTTCTGGCGATAAAATAATCAACGCATTTAGTGAACTAAATAAGGCGATTATTTTGAAGTCAGGTTCATAATATATTGATTTTAAGGCAATAAAAATTTAAACATACTCTTAATGGCGATAGAATTATTTTTATAATAAAGACATGAGTCCCATCGTCTTTAGAAAAATAAATTCTCGTCAGTATAACCTTTGATTCGGCCTTCTGGATGTTTTCTGAAATTCAAATTTCTTCACAATAAGTTGGTTTTTTAAAAATAAAAGCTAAATTTGTCATTAAACCAAATAATTAAATCATTGGAAAAATTGAACCTTCATATTGAAAGCCTTATTTTTTCAGCTGCACCGGCCATCAGTTTTGATGACATCAGGAGCGTCATGGAAGAGCAATTGGGTCAGGAAATCTCTGATGAAACTATTTCCTCAGGCATTGCAGCATTGGTAGAAAAGTACAATAATGACAATTTTTCTTTTGAAGTCGTCGAAATGGCAGGTGGCTTCCGATTTATGACAAAAGGTGCCTACCACCATACTGTAGGAACTTTCCTGAAACAAACCACCAATAAAAAACTCAGCAAACCTGCATTGGAGACACTATCCATCATAGCATACAAGCAGCCGGTCACTAAAACAGAAATAGAGTCTATCCGTGGGGTCAATAGTGATTATTCTATTCAGAAATTGCTGGAAAAAGACCTTGTCGAAATATCGGGAAGAAGTGATGGTCCAGGCAGGCCATTATTGTACATTACATCGCCAAAGTTTACTGATTATTTTGGATTAAAAAGTATACAGGACCTACCAAAACTGAAGGAAATCGAACCTGTAGAAAATCAAATCGGCGAGCCTGCACCTATTGAGACTGAACTAAAATTGGGTCATAGTGTTGATAAACACGAAGAAGAAGAATAGTAAATACATGGAAAATACGGTTTTAGTCAATAAAGTGGCAGAAAGCGGTCTGATCACCATCAATCTGGAAAATTATTTTCCTCAGCATGATTTTGAAGTATTTGATTTGAAAGATCACCTTTTTCACGGTCTTATCCTGAAAGAAAAAGAATTCAGAGATGCTTTAAAGACAGAGGAATGGACAAAGTATCAGGATAAGATAGTTCTTATCATTTGTTCTGTTGATGCCATTATACCATTATGGGCATATATGCTCATCGAATCCTATCTTTATGGCATTGCTGCGGATACTTATCACGGAACAGAAGAAGATTACCTGCGCATGTATTACAAAAATGTATTGAACAAAATGGATTTTGAAAAATATATTGATCAGCGTATCGTTATAAAAGGGTGTAGTCACAAGCCTGTACCTGCTTATGCCTATGGCTACATCACAAGCTTGCTCAAACCGTATGCACAAAGCATCATGTTTGGAGAACCTTGCAGTACAGTTCCCATATTTAAAAGACCCAGAAAATTGGACTAATTTAATAAAATAGTATAACCCAAAATAAGATGAACAGATATCAAAAACTTTTTCCTTTATTCGGATTCCTGACTGGCATCATTTTTACCATGCTCATATTCTTATCGTATAGTACTGAGAAGCAGGCAAAAGTTGCGAGGTTTTTTAACCTGCCGCAGCAAGTGCGTTCCGTCAATTTGGATAAAGAGTTTGATTTTGCAGGTGAGCCTGTACCAATGAATGAAGATACCAGAGAAAGGCTGGATCGGGAGTTGAGTGTCAATGCTTACTGGCAATCTACTACGCTCCTGAATCTGAAAATGGCACACAAACATTTTCCTTTAGTAGAAAAAATTCTGCAGGAAAATGGTATACCTGATGACTTCAAATATCTGGCAGTCGCAGAAAGCGGACTAAGAAATCTGACATCTCCTGCATCGGCAAAGGGTTACTGGCAATTTATGAAACTAGCCGGTGGTGAAATGGGCCTTGAGATCACTGAAGATGTGGACGAAAGAATGAATATTGAAAAATCGACGCTGGCAGCTGCCAAATACATCAAACAACTCTACAGAAGATTTGGCACCTGGACCAATGTAGCAGGAGCTTACAATGTAGGACCGACTTCTTTTGCAAAGACCCTTGCCGAACAAAAAGAAAACAGCTACTACGATGTAAATATCAATGAGGAGACATCAAGATATCTTTTCAGAATCATAGCTATCAAGGAAATAGTCAAAAACCCGGGTGATTTTGGTTATTTTCTTGAGGATCATCATAAGTACAATCATGCAGGTAATCTGAAAACTTTAAAGATGACGTCTTCCATTCCCGACCTCGCTGATTTCGCACATCAGCATGGTACCACTTACAGACTGCTCAAATACTACAACCCATGGCTCATCAGTAAAAAACTGACTATCACCCCGGGCAAAGAGTATACTATTAAAGTACCTGAAAAATAGAAAAAACTATTTTCAACATAAGGATACACTGAACTTTTCAAAACACAAACAAATGAACACCATAAGATTTATTTTATTTTGTATAGCACTATTGAATATCCAATGGAGCAGTCACGCGCAGACTAAAATAAAACCTGAAGAAATCAGGGACAAAATGCAATGGTTTTCAGATGCTAAGCTTGGTATTTTTATTCACACTGGTATTTATGCAGTCAACGGCATCGATGAGTCGTGGAGCTTCCATAACAAAAAGATAAGCCATACCGACTACATGAAGCAACTGAATGGCTTCACTTTGAAAAATTACAACCCTGAATTTTGGGCTGATCTTATAGCAGAATCCGGTGCCCGGTATGCTGTCATTACTACAAAACACCATGATGGAGTAGCTACCTACAATACGACACTCAATAATCTTAGCACAGTAAAAGCCACCCCTTCAAAAAAGGATATGATCACACCCTTTTTTAGTGCTCTGAGAAAACGAAATATCAAATGTGGTGCATATTATTCGCTGATCGACTGGACATATGATGACTATCCCGGATTTTTGAAAGATAGTTCGCGATACAAAGTGGAAAATGATTATGCCAGATGGAATCGTTTCAGGACATTTTTTCAGGGACAGATTTCTGAAATTTCTAAGCAATTTAATCCTGATTTATGGTGGTTTGATGGCGACTGGGAACACAGTGCCGAAAGATGGGAATCTGAAAAAGTACGGCAAATGATCTTATCCCGCAATCCTCAATCCATCATCAATGGCAGGTTGCAGGGTTATGGCGATTATGATACTCCAGAACAGAATTTTCCTGTGACCAAACCTAAATACCCCTGGTGGGAACTTTGCATGACGATCAATGATAGCTGGGGATTTCAGATACACGACAAAAGCTGGAAGACACCTTATGAAGTGATTACCATTTTTGCTGATGCCATCTCACACGGTGGAAATCTGCTTCTTGACATCGGACCAAAAGAAGATGGTACCATACCTCCTGAACAGATCAATGTATTGAAAGAACTGGGTGCATGGAATAAAAAACACAGCGAAGCCATCTTCGGCACTACGGCAGGATTGCCACAAGGTCATTTTTATGGCCCGACCACCTTATCCAAAGACAGTACCAGTATTTACCTTTTTTTGCAGGGCAATCCCAAAGAGCAGACCGTTGTAAAAGGATTGTTTGATGATATAAAAAGTATCAGTGTCGTAGGAAGCAATACTGCTCTACCCTGGAAGATAGTCGGCAAAATCTCCTGGAGTCAGGTTCCCGGCCTCGTATATATCAATGTGCCGGCAACGAGTCATGACAAATATCTGACTGTACTCAAGATAGAGCTAAAAAAACCTGTAAGATTGTACAGAGGATCAGGAGGATTGGGCATATAGCTTTCACAATATTTACCCCAAATATCTATTTTAATGCTTCATGAAAGATACAAATATTTTTCAACCGTATACATTTACCAGGTCAGGACTTACCGCTAAAAACCGAATCACACTCGCACCTATGACCAATGGCCAGAGTCATGCTGATGGTACCCTGGGAGATGATGAATACAGATGGCTCATAAGACGGGCCAAAGAAGATTTTGGTGTCATCATCACTTGCGCGGCTCATGTTTCGGCAGATGGTCAGGGATGGCCGGGAGAACTCGGGATTTGGGACGATAGTCATATTTCAGGCATCAAACGACTTGCAAACGGATTACACGAATACGGGTCATTGGCTCTGGTTCAAATCTTTCATGGTGGAGCACGGTCGCCCGAACATCTTACCGGTACACAACCCTGGAGTGCATCACCACTCATCTATACCACAGGTAGCAAAAACATCGATGTCAGGGGAGCAACAGAACATGACATTTTGCGTGTTACAAAAGATTTTATCAGGGCGGCAGTCAGGGCTAAGGAAGCTGGTATGGATGGTGTTGAATTGCATGGCGCTCACGGTTATCTGATTCATCAGTTTTTAAGTGCTGAGACCATTACCCGCACTGACCGATACGGTGGAAGTGCCGAAAACCGAAGCCGGTTTCTTGAGGATATTCTTACGGGTATAAGAGATCAGGTGGATGATCGCTTCATAGTAGGAGTCAGAATATCTCCTGAAGACAAATATACGTTTAAAGGCATAGACTTTGACGAAAGTGTGGCACTGGCTTCCAGACTGGCCAAACTGGGTGCGGACTATATTCATCTCTCTCCATGGAATGCTTTTAAAAAACCGGACAAATATCCATCAGGTGACAAAGCATTGATTACGTGGTTTAGGGATACTCTGCCTGTGGATGTGCCTGTGATGGTGGCCGGAGAGATTTGGAGTTCAGATGATGGTGCAAAAGCTATGGATTTAGGGGCGGATTTTATAGCACTGGGCAGAGCTGCTATTGGCATCCCTGACTGGCCTGCCAGAGCTCGGGATCAGGCATTTGTTCCCGGATATCCCCCATATACACCTGAGTATCTTCGAGCCTGTGACCTGAGTGACACTTTTATTGATTACATGAGGAGATGGCAGGGTTTTGTCGGATAATTTGGTAGAGAGGATAGAGGAAATAAGGTAAGGATGATATATTTACGACATTGATCATATTATGACAAAAATATAGCCGCTCCTTACGCAAGGACATCCCGGGATTTGTCCAATCGATGGGCGTCAATGAAAGGGTTTTTTGGGTGCGGGAGTAGGAGGGTATTGACGTAGGTTTTAATGAACATTTCAGAAAAAGATGATCTTTCCTTTATATTACCTATGATTAATTTTTTGCAGTATTTCAAAAATATCTTTTTCAATCTCAGGTGTTCCATTTGAGTATTTTATATCAACAATTTCATGGAATTCATGGTCAAGTTCAGGATCATATTCAAATTTATGTAAACTTGGAAGCCCCATTGGCTCGGAATAAAATATTTACCATCCAATAAAGATTGATAAATCGGTTTTTTAATAAATTCAGTGTATCAATCGGTTTTATTTGGAATAACTAAAATAGAATATTGCTTATATTTTGCTCTATCCCGATACATATACTCAATTGAAACGCTCATGATTTCTTTTTCTTTTTATGCGTTAGATAACTTCAAAGCCTATTTTGCTTAGAAATTCATAAGTAAGGTCATAAAATTCTGGTTTTCTTGTATGATCTTCAAAATCACCTTCTGGTATTGCAATAATCATTCCTTGCCTTGCTCTGGTTAGTAAAACTCGATATGCATTAATTAGGTATTTTTTTCGCCCTTCTTTCTTTATATTTTGCCATTTGTTACCCACAAAAGAAAAAGATTTCCAGCCATTTTCTGTATAACGTAAATCACCGTCCCACATAACGCAAGTCCAATCAAGTTCTAGGCCTTGAACCTGGAATTCTGTAGCAACATCTTCCAAAAAATATGAAGATCTAATATCATCTTTACCATCCAAAAACCAGTTTACTGGATTCATGGGAGATTTTACATCTATGGCGTAGGGTTTAAGTCTATAAGCTTGTGAAGATACTACTTTGCCATACCTTTTGGAACCTCGGGCTTTTTCTTTTAACCATTTTTTTACTGCTTGCAGATTTCTAGTAAGTACAATTGGGTACTTTCCTTTTAATGTTAATATCTTGTTTATAGTAATAATTCAACATTTTAGTTGGCTATTTTTATGCTTGAGGCAAAGTTCTAAAAATTCTTCCGCTTTAGCAAGCGGATGCTGCGACGATCTGGCGCCGTAAGCAATGTTTTCAAAGCACTTATTTTCTTCAACTCATAGGGTCTGACTGAGATAAGCAATATCATAGTACTATATGATAATGATCACTTATACTTTTATTTATTTTCAGTATATTTGATTTACATAATTATATGCCATGAAAATAATAAATTTTATTTTAAAGTTAAAAATTATATTGTTTAGTTTATTATGGTCAATATCCTTTTTATCCTTCACACAAGTTCAAAATCCTTACCAGGAAAGATTTGAAAAAGCAAAACAAAATTTGCGGGAAGTGATTCCAACTTTGCCTTTTTTTGCACAATCGAACAAGGAAGGAAAGGCAATTGGAGATCCTCTTAAGTTTAACTATGGTAACATGAAGGCCAATGGATCCGTTAATTTTAGTGAGCCTGCAAGAATCGATTTTAATACAAGCTGGGAAATTGAATTATTTTCCAGAACACGCTCTGAAG is a genomic window containing:
- the ruvA gene encoding Holliday junction branch migration protein RuvA — protein: MIAYLQGTITHKTPTYIYVDCNGVGYHVNISLNTYSKLENLEKIKIFTYLSIKEDEHSIYGFCDDEERALFILLISVSGIGVNTARVILSYMTPEEVRTAIIHENAVALGKVKGIGPKTAKRIILDLKDKVIKESGKDHVVLTTMEDNSIKQEALSALITLGFPKPVIEKQIKFITDKHPEIEQVEDLIKQVLKNMN
- the scpB gene encoding SMC-Scp complex subunit ScpB, yielding MEKLNLHIESLIFSAAPAISFDDIRSVMEEQLGQEISDETISSGIAALVEKYNNDNFSFEVVEMAGGFRFMTKGAYHHTVGTFLKQTTNKKLSKPALETLSIIAYKQPVTKTEIESIRGVNSDYSIQKLLEKDLVEISGRSDGPGRPLLYITSPKFTDYFGLKSIQDLPKLKEIEPVENQIGEPAPIETELKLGHSVDKHEEEE
- a CDS encoding DUF2480 family protein, giving the protein MENTVLVNKVAESGLITINLENYFPQHDFEVFDLKDHLFHGLILKEKEFRDALKTEEWTKYQDKIVLIICSVDAIIPLWAYMLIESYLYGIAADTYHGTEEDYLRMYYKNVLNKMDFEKYIDQRIVIKGCSHKPVPAYAYGYITSLLKPYAQSIMFGEPCSTVPIFKRPRKLD
- a CDS encoding lytic transglycosylase domain-containing protein → MNRYQKLFPLFGFLTGIIFTMLIFLSYSTEKQAKVARFFNLPQQVRSVNLDKEFDFAGEPVPMNEDTRERLDRELSVNAYWQSTTLLNLKMAHKHFPLVEKILQENGIPDDFKYLAVAESGLRNLTSPASAKGYWQFMKLAGGEMGLEITEDVDERMNIEKSTLAAAKYIKQLYRRFGTWTNVAGAYNVGPTSFAKTLAEQKENSYYDVNINEETSRYLFRIIAIKEIVKNPGDFGYFLEDHHKYNHAGNLKTLKMTSSIPDLADFAHQHGTTYRLLKYYNPWLISKKLTITPGKEYTIKVPEK
- a CDS encoding alpha-L-fucosidase, with the translated sequence MNTIRFILFCIALLNIQWSSHAQTKIKPEEIRDKMQWFSDAKLGIFIHTGIYAVNGIDESWSFHNKKISHTDYMKQLNGFTLKNYNPEFWADLIAESGARYAVITTKHHDGVATYNTTLNNLSTVKATPSKKDMITPFFSALRKRNIKCGAYYSLIDWTYDDYPGFLKDSSRYKVENDYARWNRFRTFFQGQISEISKQFNPDLWWFDGDWEHSAERWESEKVRQMILSRNPQSIINGRLQGYGDYDTPEQNFPVTKPKYPWWELCMTINDSWGFQIHDKSWKTPYEVITIFADAISHGGNLLLDIGPKEDGTIPPEQINVLKELGAWNKKHSEAIFGTTAGLPQGHFYGPTTLSKDSTSIYLFLQGNPKEQTVVKGLFDDIKSISVVGSNTALPWKIVGKISWSQVPGLVYINVPATSHDKYLTVLKIELKKPVRLYRGSGGLGI
- a CDS encoding NADH:flavin oxidoreductase, which translates into the protein MKDTNIFQPYTFTRSGLTAKNRITLAPMTNGQSHADGTLGDDEYRWLIRRAKEDFGVIITCAAHVSADGQGWPGELGIWDDSHISGIKRLANGLHEYGSLALVQIFHGGARSPEHLTGTQPWSASPLIYTTGSKNIDVRGATEHDILRVTKDFIRAAVRAKEAGMDGVELHGAHGYLIHQFLSAETITRTDRYGGSAENRSRFLEDILTGIRDQVDDRFIVGVRISPEDKYTFKGIDFDESVALASRLAKLGADYIHLSPWNAFKKPDKYPSGDKALITWFRDTLPVDVPVMVAGEIWSSDDGAKAMDLGADFIALGRAAIGIPDWPARARDQAFVPGYPPYTPEYLRACDLSDTFIDYMRRWQGFVG
- a CDS encoding DUF2075 domain-containing protein, whose amino-acid sequence is MITINKILTLKGKYPIVLTRNLQAVKKWLKEKARGSKRYGKVVSSQAYRLKPYAIDVKSPMNPVNWFLDGKDDIRSSYFLEDVATEFQVQGLELDWTCVMWDGDLRYTENGWKSFSFVGNKWQNIKKEGRKKYLINAYRVLLTRARQGMIIAIPEGDFEDHTRKPEFYDLTYEFLSKIGFEVI